From a region of the Methanothrix sp. genome:
- a CDS encoding DUF5350 domain-containing protein gives MATSVTMGKTGSVVWQKIKGRKGQVRMVPSSEVSYKKPGPLHKYTSSGSRRRWMKRSEKAASTR, from the coding sequence ATGGCTACCTCGGTGACCATGGGAAAAACAGGAAGTGTAGTCTGGCAGAAGATAAAGGGCCGAAAGGGACAGGTCCGCATGGTACCGAGCTCAGAAGTATCCTACAAGAAGCCGGGACCCCTTCACAAGTACACATCCAGCGGTTCCAGGCGCAGATGGATGAAGAGGTCTGAGAAGGCTGCATCCACCAGATAA
- the thiI gene encoding tRNA uracil 4-sulfurtransferase ThiI yields MHPPDKPQLVLVRYGEVALKDSWTRSSWERLLRANISHDLRAAGIDFRMTGEGGRIYVHTSDERAPSTISRVFGVVSVSPAYSVRPGIAEISELAVSIAMMRSPKSFAIRARRAGGDISSERIAVEVGAAVQRATGADVDLKNPDLEIFVEARQDRVLVFTEIMRGVGGLPLGSQSRMLALISGGIDSPVAAWLIMRRGSPVSLLHFDASPYADSREQVIRQAEILQSWMSGRHLDLMIVRNARAIELISSRYPRETCVLCRRLMYHVSSVVMKRLRANGIVTGYSLGQVASQTPENIMAEQVGIEAPLYHPLIAMDKTEIMDLARRIGTYDVSTGSKQCRAAPRKPVTKAKLDEILGIERELGLREIAVELADEMEIVKVRKERQSPL; encoded by the coding sequence CTGCATCCACCAGATAAACCTCAACTTGTTCTGGTTCGGTATGGAGAGGTCGCTCTCAAGGACAGCTGGACCAGGTCGAGCTGGGAGAGGCTTCTGAGAGCGAACATATCCCACGATCTTCGCGCGGCCGGTATAGATTTCAGGATGACAGGAGAGGGCGGGAGGATATACGTCCACACCTCAGATGAGAGAGCCCCCTCCACGATCTCCAGAGTTTTTGGTGTTGTCTCGGTAAGCCCTGCCTACAGTGTCAGGCCAGGGATAGCTGAGATCTCCGAGCTTGCGGTGAGCATCGCCATGATGCGCTCGCCGAAGAGCTTCGCCATACGGGCGAGGCGGGCCGGAGGTGACATATCCAGCGAGAGGATAGCGGTGGAGGTCGGAGCTGCGGTTCAGCGTGCCACAGGGGCAGATGTTGATCTCAAGAACCCCGATCTGGAGATATTCGTCGAGGCCCGCCAGGACAGGGTGCTGGTCTTCACCGAGATCATGCGTGGCGTGGGGGGTCTTCCCCTCGGGTCGCAGTCCAGGATGCTCGCGCTGATCTCCGGCGGCATCGACTCTCCAGTGGCGGCATGGCTGATCATGCGTCGCGGATCTCCAGTCTCGCTTCTCCACTTTGATGCTTCGCCATACGCTGACTCCAGGGAGCAGGTGATCAGGCAGGCTGAGATACTTCAGAGCTGGATGTCCGGAAGGCATCTGGATCTGATGATCGTGCGCAACGCACGTGCGATCGAGCTCATCTCATCCAGATATCCCCGGGAGACCTGCGTTCTGTGCAGAAGGCTGATGTACCACGTCTCCTCTGTCGTGATGAAGCGGCTGAGAGCAAACGGCATCGTGACCGGATATTCTCTTGGACAGGTGGCATCCCAGACCCCTGAGAACATCATGGCAGAGCAGGTCGGGATCGAGGCGCCGCTGTACCATCCGCTGATCGCGATGGACAAGACTGAGATCATGGATCTGGCGCGCAGGATCGGCACGTACGATGTCTCCACAGGATCTAAGCAGTGCCGTGCAGCTCCGAGGAAGCCTGTGACGAAGGCAAAGCTCGATGAGATCCTGGGAATCGAGAGGGAGCTGGGTCTTAGGGAGATCGCAGTGGAACTCGCTGATGAAATGGAGATCGTGAAGGTGAGGAAGGAGAGGCAGTCTCCTTTATGA